In the genome of Salinispirillum sp. LH 10-3-1, one region contains:
- a CDS encoding D-alanyl-D-alanine carboxypeptidase family protein, which translates to MKKVLFSAAVSLLALPSFANTLIVPAPPMVAASSYIMIDAHSGAVLVEHNADQRLPPASLTKMMTAYIAETELAAGRLQLDDQVRISEKAWRTGGSKTFVLVDTDVSVEDLMRGIVIQSGNDASIAMAEHLAGTEDNFAAVMNQYAQRMGLSNTNFVNSTGLPAPNHYSTARDMAILSTHKVLDHPQYYAWYSEREFTFSGITQPNRNSLLWQNPLVDGLKTGHTEEAGYCLVASAVDEGMRLITVVMGTSSNQARIQETQKLLSYGFRYFETNKLFDAVSNLHDARIWGGATDQVALGLVDDLFVTIPKGSSGSVRTLLEVDSQLEAPVTTGQVLGELRVMQGDQVLAVRDLIALEDVERGGFFKRIWDFIKLFFIGIFS; encoded by the coding sequence ATGAAAAAAGTATTATTTTCAGCTGCTGTCTCGTTGTTGGCCCTCCCTTCCTTTGCGAACACGCTTATTGTGCCAGCACCCCCCATGGTGGCGGCTAGTTCGTACATCATGATAGATGCTCACAGCGGTGCAGTATTGGTTGAGCACAATGCGGATCAACGTTTGCCGCCTGCCAGTCTGACGAAAATGATGACCGCCTACATTGCTGAAACGGAGCTGGCTGCAGGTCGGTTGCAGTTGGATGATCAAGTGCGCATCAGTGAAAAAGCGTGGCGTACTGGTGGCTCTAAAACCTTCGTGTTGGTCGATACGGACGTATCGGTGGAAGACTTGATGCGCGGGATAGTTATTCAATCGGGTAACGATGCGTCTATTGCTATGGCCGAGCACCTGGCGGGTACAGAAGATAATTTTGCCGCGGTGATGAATCAATATGCCCAGCGCATGGGCTTGAGCAATACGAACTTTGTGAACTCAACGGGCCTGCCAGCACCGAACCATTATTCCACTGCTCGCGATATGGCTATTTTGTCCACACACAAGGTGCTGGATCACCCACAGTATTACGCCTGGTACAGTGAACGCGAGTTTACGTTTTCTGGTATTACGCAGCCGAACCGCAACAGCTTGCTGTGGCAGAATCCGTTGGTTGACGGCTTAAAAACCGGCCATACTGAAGAGGCTGGATATTGCCTCGTGGCTTCGGCGGTCGACGAAGGCATGCGTCTCATTACCGTGGTAATGGGTACCAGTAGCAACCAAGCACGCATTCAGGAAACGCAGAAACTGCTGTCGTATGGCTTTCGCTACTTTGAAACCAATAAGCTGTTCGATGCGGTATCAAATCTACACGATGCTAGAATTTGGGGCGGCGCTACTGATCAGGTAGCTTTAGGCTTGGTCGATGATCTCTTCGTGACCATACCGAAAGGGTCTTCCGGCTCGGTTCGTACTTTGCTGGAAGTTGATTCGCAGCTGGAAGCGCCCGTAACGACCGGTCAAGTTTTGGGTGAATTGCGCGTGATGCAGGGCGACCAAGTACTTGCTGTACGTGATTTAATCGCCTTGGAAGATGTTGAGCGCGGTGGCTTCTTCAAGCGGATATGGGACTTTATCAAGCTGTTCTTTATTGGCATTTTTAGTTAG
- the holA gene encoding DNA polymerase III subunit delta has protein sequence MDIKAEQLTQHLNKQFLPIYVVMGQEPLLVLETLDTLRQHARKNGVGERRVLQADAQFSWSSLIEANQAMSLFSDRLLLELNLERKPDKAGQDVLQEYAASPNPDNILLVNGAALDRATLKTKWFKTFTVQAGVINVWPIQRQQLPQWLSQRARQLKLTLTPDAAQLLAERVDGNLLAAKQELEKLALLCDGEVSAELVLESVVDNARFTVFDLTDAANTGNLARAQRILDSLRSEGVEPLMVQWALTREARHAMQIQEKVQRGESIDQACMALRIMGPRQGPVKQAVSRIKPARWSTLLQLLQRTDAAVKGSDNLDPWLLMGQVVLRWAGR, from the coding sequence ATGGACATCAAGGCTGAACAGCTGACCCAGCATCTGAATAAGCAGTTTCTGCCCATCTACGTGGTCATGGGGCAGGAACCGCTATTGGTGTTGGAGACGCTAGACACCTTACGGCAGCACGCCCGCAAAAATGGGGTGGGAGAACGCCGGGTACTGCAAGCGGATGCACAGTTCAGTTGGTCTTCGTTGATCGAGGCGAATCAAGCGATGTCGCTGTTCAGTGACCGACTGCTGCTGGAATTGAACCTGGAGCGCAAGCCGGATAAAGCAGGCCAGGATGTGCTGCAGGAATACGCCGCGTCGCCCAACCCGGACAACATATTGCTGGTGAATGGCGCAGCACTGGATCGCGCTACGCTGAAAACCAAGTGGTTCAAAACCTTCACCGTGCAGGCTGGCGTCATCAATGTATGGCCAATCCAACGCCAGCAATTGCCGCAATGGCTTTCACAACGGGCGCGCCAGTTGAAACTGACGCTCACACCGGATGCCGCCCAGTTGTTGGCCGAACGCGTTGACGGTAACTTGCTGGCTGCCAAGCAAGAGTTGGAGAAGCTGGCACTTTTATGCGATGGCGAAGTCAGTGCCGAACTGGTGCTGGAGTCGGTGGTCGACAATGCCCGTTTTACGGTATTTGATCTAACCGATGCTGCGAATACAGGCAATTTAGCCCGCGCGCAGCGCATTCTGGACAGCTTGCGCAGCGAGGGTGTTGAACCCTTGATGGTGCAATGGGCGCTTACGCGAGAAGCACGCCATGCAATGCAGATTCAGGAAAAGGTTCAGCGAGGTGAGTCCATCGACCAAGCCTGTATGGCCTTGCGGATTATGGGGCCACGCCAAGGGCCGGTGAAGCAAGCGGTGAGCCGCATCAAACCGGCACGCTGGAGCACGTTATTGCAGTTGCTGCAGCGCACCGATGCGGCGGTTAAAGGCAGTGACAACCTGGACCCGTGGCTGTTGATGGGGCAGGTTGTATTGCGTTGGGCTGGCCGTTAG
- a CDS encoding SlyX family protein — MDIEQRFADLEVRLAFSEDTIEQLSAVIGRQDAEIRQLKRLLEKFSDQVSGLTQQIAPEITDSPPPHY; from the coding sequence GTGGATATTGAACAACGATTTGCCGATCTCGAAGTACGCCTGGCCTTTTCGGAGGACACCATCGAACAGTTGAGCGCCGTTATAGGGCGTCAGGACGCGGAGATTCGCCAACTTAAACGCCTGCTAGAAAAGTTCAGCGATCAGGTGTCCGGCCTCACCCAACAGATAGCCCCCGAAATCACCGACAGCCCACCGCCGCACTATTAA
- a CDS encoding DUF493 family protein — protein sequence MNEQDAPKIEFPCKNYPVKVVGEEGEGFKESVFAVFEHLGIEHSTTRIREMPSKNGRFVALTVPITAESVEQLATLNTELRKLTAVKMVI from the coding sequence ATGAATGAGCAAGACGCACCGAAGATAGAGTTTCCATGTAAGAATTACCCCGTCAAGGTGGTTGGTGAAGAAGGTGAAGGCTTTAAAGAATCTGTCTTCGCTGTTTTCGAGCATTTGGGTATTGAACACTCAACCACTCGTATACGCGAAATGCCCAGTAAAAATGGGCGTTTTGTTGCTCTGACGGTGCCCATTACTGCAGAAAGCGTGGAACAGCTTGCTACATTGAATACCGAGTTGCGTAAGCTGACCGCGGTTAAAATGGTTATCTGA
- the lipA gene encoding lipoyl synthase — translation MSDGKERIISGHKFRTEQGIAAIKDGVKQSHQVVEQAHVRKPDWLRAKMPGGERFEAVRRNVKDHKLSTVCQESHCPNIGECWNNGTATIMVMGSVCTRACKFCAVDTGNPKGWLDHDEPENTAKSVELMGLRYIVLTSVDRDDLPDGGAAHYAACVAAIKARTPEVVVEALTPDFDGVEAHIERVVDSGLEVFAQNVETVRRLTHPVRDIRAGYDKTLQVLAHAKKHRPDVITKTSIMVGLGETDEEIYQTFDDLRAVGVDIVTLGQYLRPTKNHLPVERWVTPDEFNHYREVGLAKGFLEVPSGPMVRSSYRADRVFEKNNLGLAAPVEVPVVVDPNQIPLKQIS, via the coding sequence ATGAGCGACGGAAAAGAGCGTATTATCAGCGGCCATAAGTTCCGCACCGAACAAGGCATTGCTGCGATAAAAGATGGCGTTAAGCAGAGCCATCAAGTCGTCGAACAAGCCCATGTGCGCAAGCCCGATTGGCTACGTGCCAAGATGCCGGGCGGCGAGCGCTTTGAGGCTGTGCGCCGCAACGTAAAAGACCACAAACTCAGCACTGTCTGTCAGGAATCTCATTGCCCAAACATCGGCGAGTGTTGGAACAACGGTACGGCAACCATCATGGTTATGGGTTCGGTCTGTACTCGTGCTTGTAAGTTCTGCGCGGTAGATACGGGCAATCCCAAAGGTTGGCTGGATCACGACGAACCGGAGAACACGGCGAAATCCGTGGAGTTGATGGGGTTGCGTTACATCGTGTTGACCTCTGTCGATCGCGATGACCTACCGGACGGCGGCGCGGCTCATTATGCTGCCTGCGTAGCGGCCATTAAAGCTCGCACACCAGAAGTCGTGGTAGAAGCATTAACACCCGATTTTGACGGGGTCGAAGCGCACATTGAACGCGTGGTAGATTCCGGCCTGGAAGTCTTCGCGCAGAACGTTGAAACCGTGCGACGCCTGACGCACCCGGTACGTGACATCCGCGCCGGTTACGACAAAACCTTACAGGTGTTGGCGCACGCGAAAAAGCATCGCCCTGATGTAATTACCAAAACCAGCATCATGGTTGGCCTTGGCGAAACCGACGAAGAAATCTATCAGACCTTCGATGATTTACGCGCCGTCGGTGTGGATATTGTGACTCTGGGTCAGTATCTGCGCCCGACCAAAAACCATCTGCCGGTAGAGCGTTGGGTAACGCCGGATGAGTTCAATCACTATCGGGAAGTAGGGCTCGCCAAAGGCTTTTTAGAAGTACCATCTGGCCCCATGGTACGCTCCAGCTATCGTGCGGATCGCGTGTTCGAAAAGAACAATCTTGGTTTGGCTGCACCGGTCGAGGTACCGGTGGTGGTTGACCCAAACCAGATTCCGTTGAAGCAAATCAGCTAG
- the lipB gene encoding lipoyl(octanoyl) transferase LipB yields the protein MHTESPLIVRQLGRVAYAPTLERMRDFTLNRQEDTPDEVWLLEHEAVFTQGQAGKAEHILAAGEIPVVNVDRGGQVTYHGPGQLVAYTLLDIKRLEMGVRDLVSHLEHSVVDVLAQWGVLAYAKPDAPGVYVSGAKIASLGLRIKKGRAYHGLALNVDMDLSPFQRINPCGYAGMAMTQLKDLTDEQVTVEQVAERWLAGFMQRMGVNSVHEITE from the coding sequence TTGCACACCGAATCTCCTCTTATTGTTCGCCAGTTAGGGCGCGTAGCGTACGCGCCCACCCTCGAGCGTATGCGCGATTTCACCCTGAACCGGCAAGAAGACACCCCGGACGAAGTCTGGTTGTTGGAACATGAGGCTGTTTTTACCCAAGGCCAAGCCGGTAAAGCAGAGCACATTTTAGCCGCGGGTGAAATTCCAGTAGTGAACGTTGATCGTGGTGGTCAGGTGACCTACCATGGCCCTGGGCAGCTGGTCGCGTATACCTTACTGGACATTAAGCGCTTGGAGATGGGTGTACGGGATCTCGTCAGTCACTTGGAGCATTCCGTGGTTGATGTGTTGGCGCAATGGGGGGTGCTGGCTTATGCCAAGCCAGACGCGCCCGGCGTCTATGTTAGCGGGGCAAAAATTGCTTCTCTGGGCCTGCGCATTAAGAAAGGCCGGGCGTATCATGGCCTTGCTTTGAATGTTGATATGGATTTATCACCGTTTCAGCGTATTAACCCCTGCGGTTATGCTGGTATGGCAATGACGCAGCTGAAAGATTTGACGGACGAGCAAGTTACCGTCGAGCAGGTGGCTGAGCGCTGGCTGGCAGGCTTTATGCAGCGCATGGGCGTAAACTCAGTGCACGAAATTACGGAATAA
- the plsB gene encoding glycerol-3-phosphate 1-O-acyltransferase PlsB, whose translation MYALLKRLLSVWIRFDNSKTAELPKLQDTQPIIYVLRRQSLTDRIAADLFISKMGLPTLHKSIEQEPLVFLEYKSRTLRTLKRQGRSTALTQLCQRITDDPEQDIQLVPISVFWGRAPTKEKSLFKILFSDRWSIPGPVRKLFTVLVNGRSTFVEINQPLSLRELITEDQPVARLSRKVHRILRVHFNRVRLGVLGPDLSHRRTMMTHIVNSVQVREAIAHHARTQKTTPDKARKVATGYLEEIMADISYSTVRVLDLFLSRLWNKIYNGIRINNIAVVKQAAQDSAVIYVPCHRSHIDYLLLSYSLHSQGVPIPHIAAGKNLNMPIVGPILRRGGAFFMRRSFGGDKLYTAVFNEYLHMMFTRGSPVEYFVEGGRSRTGRTLEPKAGMLAMTVKSYLRDPSLPMKFVPVYIGYEKVFEANSYLKELRGKEKKSESIFDVIGTIRRLKNYGEVSLNFGTPIELQSILTAQEANWRDHNITQDSRPAWLAQTIQVLSNEVASRINQAAALNPVNVIGTVLLASPNHALDQFSIEQHAALYVSLLQEVPYSDTMTFPDGAPSDWLAHTVDMKMVRRIDHPMGALYSVNDHNAVLLTYYRNNIIHLLALPALLCCGLQIHGTPKTRDQLMKHLTLIYGYVRNELFMHWDMEAAQKVAHQYLDGLIARGLISVEGDFLIPSTDPSLATQFIAVGRLMQPTLERYYLTLAVLQAHGQYSLTVADLEAQAQQLAQRMSILNGLNAPEFFDKTLFRRFVLTLREKTVIATDAEQRITFDQRVPEAIAAAESLLNPELVRNVRWLMEHPQSTN comes from the coding sequence ATGTATGCGCTGCTGAAACGCCTACTGAGCGTCTGGATACGCTTTGATAATTCCAAAACAGCGGAATTGCCAAAACTGCAAGATACCCAGCCCATTATCTATGTCTTGCGTCGGCAAAGCCTAACCGACCGCATTGCCGCCGATTTATTTATCAGCAAAATGGGGCTGCCGACCCTACACAAGTCCATCGAACAAGAGCCCTTGGTATTTCTGGAGTATAAGTCGCGCACCCTGCGTACGCTGAAACGCCAGGGTCGGTCAACTGCACTGACGCAGCTATGCCAGCGCATTACAGATGACCCCGAGCAGGACATCCAGCTGGTGCCCATCAGTGTGTTTTGGGGCCGTGCGCCCACCAAAGAAAAGTCACTGTTTAAAATACTGTTTTCCGACCGTTGGTCTATCCCCGGCCCCGTACGCAAACTGTTTACCGTGTTGGTTAATGGCCGTAGCACATTTGTCGAGATCAATCAGCCGTTATCGCTGCGCGAACTGATCACTGAAGATCAGCCTGTCGCTCGCCTGTCCCGCAAAGTGCATCGTATTCTGCGCGTGCATTTCAATCGCGTCCGCTTGGGCGTCTTGGGGCCGGACTTATCGCATCGCCGTACCATGATGACCCATATCGTCAATTCTGTGCAGGTGCGTGAAGCCATTGCACATCATGCGCGTACCCAGAAGACCACGCCGGACAAAGCACGCAAGGTCGCCACCGGTTATCTCGAAGAGATCATGGCGGACATTTCGTATTCTACTGTGCGGGTGCTGGACCTCTTTCTATCGCGCTTATGGAACAAGATTTACAACGGCATCCGCATCAATAACATTGCGGTCGTAAAACAGGCGGCGCAGGATAGCGCGGTCATCTATGTCCCCTGCCATCGCTCCCACATTGACTATCTGCTGCTGTCGTATAGCTTGCACTCGCAAGGCGTACCGATCCCGCACATCGCGGCAGGCAAGAACCTGAATATGCCGATCGTTGGGCCAATCTTACGCCGCGGTGGCGCGTTCTTTATGCGCCGCAGCTTTGGTGGTGACAAGCTCTACACCGCAGTGTTTAACGAATACCTGCATATGATGTTCACACGGGGCAGCCCTGTTGAATATTTCGTCGAAGGTGGGCGCTCACGTACCGGGCGTACCCTGGAGCCCAAAGCCGGCATGCTGGCGATGACGGTTAAAAGCTATCTGCGTGACCCCAGCTTGCCAATGAAGTTCGTTCCCGTGTACATCGGCTATGAGAAGGTGTTCGAAGCCAACAGTTACTTGAAAGAGCTACGCGGTAAAGAAAAGAAGAGCGAATCTATCTTCGATGTTATCGGCACGATACGGCGTCTAAAGAATTACGGCGAAGTCAGCTTGAACTTTGGCACTCCCATAGAATTGCAAAGCATCCTGACGGCACAGGAAGCCAACTGGCGTGACCACAACATCACCCAGGACTCTCGACCGGCCTGGCTGGCGCAGACCATTCAGGTACTCAGCAATGAGGTGGCCAGCCGTATCAATCAAGCTGCAGCACTGAACCCTGTGAATGTGATCGGCACAGTACTGTTAGCGAGCCCTAACCACGCCTTGGATCAATTCAGTATTGAGCAACACGCGGCGCTCTACGTCAGCCTGCTACAGGAAGTGCCTTACAGCGATACAATGACCTTTCCTGATGGTGCTCCGTCGGACTGGCTAGCGCATACCGTAGACATGAAGATGGTACGGCGTATTGACCACCCGATGGGTGCGCTTTACAGCGTTAACGACCACAATGCCGTATTGTTGACTTACTACCGTAACAACATCATTCATTTACTGGCGCTGCCCGCATTGCTCTGTTGCGGCCTGCAAATTCACGGCACACCCAAAACACGTGACCAGTTAATGAAGCACCTCACGCTGATTTATGGCTACGTACGCAATGAATTGTTTATGCACTGGGACATGGAAGCAGCCCAAAAGGTCGCACACCAATACCTCGATGGTTTGATCGCACGTGGTTTGATTTCGGTTGAAGGCGATTTTCTGATTCCCAGCACCGACCCGAGTTTGGCGACCCAGTTCATCGCCGTCGGCCGTCTAATGCAGCCAACTCTCGAGCGCTACTACCTCACACTCGCCGTGCTGCAGGCACATGGCCAATACAGCCTTACCGTAGCTGACCTAGAAGCGCAGGCCCAGCAGCTGGCGCAGCGAATGTCTATTTTGAATGGCCTGAATGCGCCGGAGTTCTTTGACAAGACCCTGTTTCGGCGCTTCGTGCTGACGCTGCGCGAGAAAACGGTGATCGCAACCGATGCCGAACAACGTATTACTTTTGATCAGCGTGTTCCTGAAGCCATTGCGGCGGCCGAGTCGCTGCTGAACCCTGAGCTGGTGCGCAACGTACGTTGGCTGATGGAGCACCCACAGAGCACAAACTAG
- the leuS gene encoding leucine--tRNA ligase, which yields MDATYNPSEIEAQAQQYWEENQVFRAVKDTSREKYYCMSMFPYPSGQLHMGHVRNYTISDVIARYQRMLGKNVLHPMGWDAFGLPAENAAIQNKTAPAKWTYANTDQMRQQLKDLGFGFDWSREVTTCKPDYYKWEQWFFTRLYEKGLVYKKMATVNWDPVDQTVLANEQVIDGRGWRSGAVVERREIPQWFIKITDYAEELLNDLDKLPHWPEQVKTMQRNWIGRSEGVNLEFDLKDSDEKIGVYTTRPDTLFGVSYVAVAAQHPLALKAAENNAELQTFIAKCKSMTTSEADMATMEKLGMPIGLTAIHPLTGAEVPVWTANFVLMDYGSGAVMAVPGHDERDWEFATKYNIPITQVIRPVDGSDDVVDLSQGAYTCKGVLVNSGAYDGMTSEDAFQAIAAELTKLGKGEKTTNYRLRDWGVSRQRYWGAPIPMFNLPEGGEIPVPMHKLPVLLPEDVVMDGVQSPIKADLDWRKDELDGRAVEKETDTFDTFMESSWYYARYTSPNYADGMVDPDEANYWLPVDQYVGGIEHAILHLLYSRFFHKLMRDEGLVKCDEPFDRLLCQGMVLADTFHKTVNGGQVWISPKDVTLERDDKGKVTRAVETATGDEVIHSGMSKMSKSKNNGVNPKETLEAYGADTVRLFAMFAAPPDQTLEWVESGVQGAYKFLQRLWRAVHSLVELNDQTALDTSALDADMKALRLKTHETLQKVSDDFDRRQTFNTAIAATMELLNAVNKFDLQPGQSQAVVREALETAVLMLSPITPHIAHSLWATLGHSNAVVHERWPAVDESALVRNEVTYVVQVNGKVRGRVTVAADADKASVETAARAEHNVQKFLADAEIKRVIVVPGKLVNIVVA from the coding sequence ATGGACGCCACGTACAATCCCAGTGAAATTGAAGCCCAAGCCCAACAGTATTGGGAAGAAAACCAAGTATTTCGTGCGGTAAAAGACACCAGCCGCGAAAAATACTACTGCATGTCGATGTTTCCGTATCCAAGCGGGCAGCTACACATGGGGCACGTGCGCAACTACACCATTTCTGACGTTATTGCGCGCTATCAGCGCATGCTGGGTAAGAACGTATTGCACCCCATGGGGTGGGATGCTTTTGGTCTGCCAGCAGAGAATGCGGCGATTCAGAACAAAACAGCACCGGCCAAGTGGACGTACGCCAATACGGACCAGATGCGCCAGCAACTGAAAGATTTAGGTTTCGGCTTTGACTGGTCACGCGAAGTGACCACCTGTAAACCCGACTACTACAAGTGGGAGCAGTGGTTCTTCACCCGTTTGTACGAAAAAGGCTTGGTTTATAAAAAGATGGCAACGGTGAACTGGGACCCGGTTGACCAAACGGTACTGGCCAATGAGCAGGTCATCGACGGTCGCGGCTGGCGTTCTGGCGCCGTGGTTGAGCGCCGTGAAATTCCGCAGTGGTTCATTAAGATCACCGACTACGCCGAAGAACTGCTGAACGACTTGGACAAGTTGCCGCACTGGCCGGAACAGGTCAAAACCATGCAGCGCAACTGGATCGGTCGTTCTGAAGGTGTGAACTTAGAATTCGACCTGAAAGACAGTGACGAAAAGATCGGCGTATACACCACCCGCCCCGACACCCTGTTTGGCGTCAGCTACGTAGCCGTGGCCGCCCAGCACCCGCTGGCTTTGAAAGCAGCCGAGAACAACGCTGAGCTGCAAACTTTCATCGCCAAGTGCAAAAGCATGACCACTTCGGAAGCCGACATGGCGACCATGGAAAAGCTTGGCATGCCGATCGGCCTGACCGCCATTCACCCATTAACGGGCGCCGAGGTGCCGGTGTGGACAGCGAACTTTGTGTTGATGGACTACGGCAGCGGCGCGGTGATGGCCGTACCTGGCCACGACGAGCGTGACTGGGAGTTTGCGACCAAGTACAACATCCCGATCACTCAAGTCATCCGCCCGGTCGACGGTAGCGATGATGTGGTTGATCTCAGCCAAGGCGCTTACACCTGCAAGGGCGTGCTGGTGAATTCCGGTGCTTACGATGGCATGACCTCGGAAGATGCCTTTCAGGCCATTGCCGCTGAACTGACCAAATTGGGCAAGGGCGAAAAGACCACCAATTATCGTCTGCGTGATTGGGGCGTGTCTCGTCAACGCTACTGGGGCGCCCCCATCCCGATGTTCAACTTGCCGGAAGGCGGCGAAATTCCTGTGCCTATGCACAAGCTGCCTGTTCTGCTACCGGAAGACGTGGTAATGGACGGCGTACAGTCGCCCATCAAAGCCGACCTCGATTGGCGCAAAGATGAGCTCGATGGCCGCGCGGTTGAAAAAGAAACCGACACCTTTGACACCTTTATGGAGTCGAGCTGGTACTACGCGCGCTACACCAGCCCGAACTATGCCGACGGCATGGTCGACCCTGACGAAGCCAATTATTGGCTGCCAGTCGACCAGTATGTCGGCGGCATCGAACACGCCATCTTGCACCTGCTCTATTCACGCTTCTTCCACAAGTTGATGCGCGACGAAGGCTTGGTGAAGTGCGATGAACCGTTCGATCGCCTGCTGTGCCAAGGCATGGTATTGGCCGACACCTTCCATAAAACCGTTAATGGCGGCCAGGTATGGATTTCGCCCAAGGACGTCACGCTGGAGCGCGACGACAAAGGCAAGGTCACCCGCGCCGTAGAAACCGCTACGGGCGACGAGGTTATACACTCCGGCATGAGCAAGATGTCGAAGTCTAAGAACAACGGGGTTAACCCAAAAGAAACACTCGAAGCCTATGGCGCTGATACCGTACGCTTGTTTGCCATGTTTGCCGCCCCACCAGACCAGACACTGGAATGGGTCGAGTCTGGCGTGCAGGGTGCGTACAAGTTCCTGCAGCGCTTGTGGCGTGCGGTGCACAGCCTGGTGGAGCTGAATGATCAGACTGCATTGGACACGTCAGCTTTAGACGCCGACATGAAAGCTTTGCGTTTAAAAACCCATGAGACGCTCCAAAAAGTCAGCGATGACTTTGACCGTCGCCAAACGTTCAATACGGCCATTGCCGCCACCATGGAGTTGCTGAACGCAGTCAATAAATTTGATTTGCAGCCCGGCCAAAGCCAAGCAGTGGTGCGTGAAGCGCTTGAAACCGCCGTATTGATGCTGTCGCCGATCACGCCACACATCGCGCACAGCCTGTGGGCCACGCTTGGGCACAGCAACGCAGTCGTACACGAACGCTGGCCTGCCGTGGACGAAAGCGCTTTGGTGCGCAACGAAGTGACTTACGTCGTGCAGGTGAACGGTAAGGTACGTGGACGTGTCACGGTAGCGGCCGATGCCGATAAAGCAAGCGTTGAGACCGCCGCGCGCGCGGAGCACAATGTGCAGAAGTTTTTGGCTGATGCAGAGATCAAGCGCGTGATTGTGGTGCCCGGCAAGCTGGTCAATATTGTGGTGGCCTAA
- a CDS encoding cold-shock protein produces the protein MNAVSIIVGLVISFLAAIAATLVVVFWQGNPVSLAFSQDGFWASVASVWALMALVLMIMEFLPLEAREDLREEGVVKWFNGAKGFGFITRDNDEDVFVHFRSIRGRGHRTLHEGQRVKFGVVESAKGLQAEDVSVVRHQ, from the coding sequence ATGAATGCAGTGAGTATTATTGTTGGTTTAGTAATTAGTTTTCTGGCGGCTATTGCCGCAACATTGGTTGTTGTTTTTTGGCAAGGCAATCCTGTGTCTTTGGCGTTCAGCCAAGATGGTTTTTGGGCATCCGTCGCCAGTGTCTGGGCGTTGATGGCTCTCGTATTGATGATTATGGAGTTCCTGCCACTTGAAGCACGTGAAGATCTGCGCGAAGAGGGCGTGGTGAAGTGGTTCAATGGAGCAAAAGGGTTTGGTTTTATCACGCGCGATAACGATGAAGACGTGTTTGTACACTTTCGTTCGATTCGTGGGCGCGGACATCGCACCTTGCATGAAGGTCAGCGCGTAAAATTTGGGGTGGTTGAAAGCGCCAAAGGTTTACAAGCAGAAGACGTAAGCGTGGTGCGCCACCAGTAG